The Lycium barbarum isolate Lr01 chromosome 12, ASM1917538v2, whole genome shotgun sequence genome includes a region encoding these proteins:
- the LOC132621490 gene encoding protein trichome birefringence-like 38, with the protein MVKWSQLLLLSIISLFLHTGTAELVVQNVSGLSWKNKGVVSSSRCKLFLGRWVIDPSFPLYDSKSCPFIDPEFDCQKYGRPDKQYLKYAWKPDSCNLPRFNGKDFLMRWRGKKIMFIGDSLSLNMWNSLACMIHASVPNAKTAISRKESFSSVTFQDYGVTLFLYRTTYLVDIVREHIGRVLKLDSIQQGDAWKGMDMLIFNSWHWWTHKGNSQPWDYVQDGSKVSKDMDRLMAFYKGLTTWARWVDRYVDSSKTKVYFQGISPTHYMGQEWGASQKNCNSEQIPLDGSTYPAGTPASAVVVNKVLNRMKTPVYLLDITFLSQLRKDAHPSMYSGNHPGVDCSHWCLPGLPDTWNQLLYASLIIPSAQNSEQSGARFNHWRSSGFLNNWSQLLYAAAVLL; encoded by the exons ATGGTTAAGTGGAGCCAATTGCTTTTACTTAGCATTATTTCTCTGTTCTTGCACACTGGCACAGCAGAGCTTGTAGTACAAAATGTTAGTGGCCTTAGTTGGAAAAACAAAGGAGTAGTAAGCAGTAGCAGGTGCAAATTGTTTCTAGGTAGATGGGTCATTGACCCTTcttttcctctttatgattccaAAAGTTGCCCTTTCATTGACCCTGAATTTGATTGCCAAAAATATGGTAGACCTGATAAGCAATACCTCAAATATGCTTGGAAACCTGATTCTTGTAACTTGCCCAG GTTTAATGGAAAAGATTTCTTGATGAGATGGAGAGGAAAGAAAATAATGTTTATTGGTGACTCGTTGAGTTTGAACATGTGGAATTCTTTGGCTTGTATGATTCATGCGTCGGTGCCCAATGCCAAGACTGCTATTTCTCGGAAGGAGTCATTTTCTTCTGTAACATTTCAG GACTATGGAGTTACTTTATTCCTTTATCGAACCACTTATCTTGTGGATATAGTAAGAGAGCATATTGGAAGGGTATTGAAATTGGATTCCATTCAACAAGGTGATGCTTGGAAAGGAATGGATATGTTAATTTTCAATTCTTGGCATTGGTGGACTCACAAGGGCAACTCTCAACC ATGGGATTATGTACAAGATGGATCGAAGGTATCAAAAGATATGGACCGTTTGATGGCATTTTACAAGGGTCTAACTACTTGGGCAAGATGGGTTGACAGATATGTTGACTCCTCCAAGACCAAAGTCTACTTCCAGGGCATTTCTCCAACTCATTATAT GGGTCAGGAATGGGGAGCATCACAAAAGAATTGTAACTCAGAGCAAATACCATTAGATGGATCAACATATCCAGCAGGTACACCAGCATCAGCTGTTGTAGTTAACAAAGTACTAAATAGGATGAAGACACCAGTTTACCTcctcgatatcacgtttctatcCCAGTTAAGGAAAGATGCTCATCCATCAATGTACAGCGGCAATCACCCCGGTGTAGACTGCAGCCATTGGTGTCTTCCCGGACTACCTGATACTTGGAACCAACTTCTTTACGCATCACTGATTAT ACCATCGGCTCAAAACAGCGAGCAATCAGGTGCACGTTTCAATCATTGGCGCAGTTCTGGATTTCTAAACAATTGGAGCCAGCTTCTTTATGCAGCAGCAGTTCTTCTCTGA
- the LOC132622680 gene encoding protein INCREASED PETAL GROWTH ANISOTROPY 1 — MVAGKVKGVMGLQKSPANPKPSKQDSSPKPPSPPPSNTKQQTPKTTTFSRSFGVYFPRSSAQVQPRPPDVAELLRIVEELRERESRLKTELLEKKLLKESVAILPLLESEINLKDSEIDRKSRMIECLEVENERLREEVEILHIELSKQNGRYDERIKAMEAEISELKKANEELSVTNGAHNKSNMTKYLRKCVTQPSITVTSSKQEEIVSAMEICERPRQHSRNNSDELAEISVGIIGLRSRVPRVPKPPPKPSSSSSSSVSSSSSSPSYSSLSDSAERALAEISNIPPPPPLPKVAAVPPPPPPPPPPLPSTAVSKTGAAPPPPPPPLPGLKPLPAKVRRIPEVVEFYHSLMRRDCRRDSGAGVSSGADGPATAKDMIGEIENRSAHLLAIKTDVETQGDFIRFLIKEVEHAAFTDIEDVVPFVKWLDDELSYLVDERAVLKHFEWPEQKADALREAAFGYCDLKKLESEASSFRDNPRQPCGTALKKMQALFEKLEHGIYNLSRIRESATKRYKVFQIPIEWMLDNGFVTQIKLASVKLAMKYMRRVSAELEMVGGGPEEEELIIQGVRFAFRVHQFAGGFDVETMRAFQELRDKARSCHIQCQNQQQQQQHKYVCRSTPC; from the exons ATGGTTGCTGGCAAAGTAAAAGGTGTTATGGGTTTACAGAAATCACCTGCAAATCCAAAGCCATCAAAGCAAGATTCATCACCCAAGCCTCCATCTCCTCCACCAAGCAATACAAAACAACAAACACCCAAAACTACTACATTTTCTCGTTCTTTCGGTGTTTATTTTCCTCGTTCTTCAGCCCAAGTCCAACCTCGTCCACCAGATGTAGCAGAGCTACTACGTATAGTCGAAGAGTTGCGTGAAAGAGAGTCGCGTTTGAAAACTGAGCTTCTTGAGAAGAAACTGCTTAAAGAATCAGTTGCTATTCTTCCACTGCTGGAGAGTGAGATCAATCTAAAAGATTCAGAAATCGATCGGAAGAGTCGGATGATTGAATGCTTAGAAGTGGAAAACGAGAGACTTAGAGAAGAAGTAGAGATATTACATATTGAGTTATCGAAACAAAATGGGAGGTATGATGAGAGGATTAAAGCTATGGAAGCTGAGATTTCTGAACTTAAGAAAGCTAATGAAGAGTTATCTGTAACAAATGGTGCACACAACAAATCTAACATGACCAAGTATTTAAGAAAATGCGTTACTCAACCTAGTATTACTGTGACTAGTTCAAAACAAGAGGAAATTGTTAGTGCAATGGAAATATGTGAAAGGCCTAGACAACATTCTCGTAATAATTCAGATGAGTTAGCTGAGATATCTGTTGGGATTATTGGTTTAAGATCACGAGTTCCACGTGTTCCTAAACCACCACCAAAaccatcatcatcgtcatcttcCTCCGTATCTTCATCGTCATCTTCACCTTCTTATAGTTCTTTATCAGATTCAGCTGAACGTGCTTTAGCTGAAATTTCCAACATTCCACCACCTCCACCTCTACCTAAAGTTGCAGCAGTTCCTCCTCCGCCACCGCCACCTCCACCGCCACTGCCGTCTACAGCGGTGTCTAAAACAGGTGCAGCACCACCACCACCCCCACCGCCACTACCAGGTTTAAAGCCGTTACCAGCAAAGGTTAGGCGAATACCTGAAGTAGTTGAGTTTTATCACTCATTAATGAGGAGAGATTGCCGGAGAGATTCCGGTGCCGGAGTTAGTTCCGGTGCCGATGGTCCAGCCACGGCGAAGGATATGATCGGAGAAATTGAGAACCGCTCAGCCCATTTACTAGCG ATTAAAACAGATGTTGAGACACAAGGAGATTTTATTAGGTTTTTGATCAAAGAAGTAGAACATGCTGCATTCACAGACATTGAGGATGTTGTGCCTTTTGTAAAATGGCTTGATGATGAGCTCTCTTACCTG GTTGATGAAAGGGCTGTTCTGAAACACTTCGAATGGCCTGAGCAAAAGGCTGATGCATTGAGAGAAGCTGCATTTGGATATTGTGATCTAAAGAAACTTGAATCTGAAGCATCGTCCTTTCGTGATAATCCCAGACAACCCTGTGGCACAGCTCTTAAAAAAATGCAGGCCTTATTTGAGAA ATTAGAGCATGGAATTTACAATCTGTCAAGAATTAGAGAATCAGCTACAAAGAGATATAAAGTCTTCCAAATTCCAATTGAGTGGATGCTGGATAATGGTTTTGTTACTCAG ATCAAGCTGGCATCAGTAAAATTAGCCATGAAATACATGAGGAGGGTATCCGCAGAGTTAGAAATGGTTGGTGGTGGTCCTGAAGAAGAAGAGCTTATAATTCAAGGAGTTAGGTTCGCCTTTCGAGTACATCAG TTTGCGGGTGGTTTTGATGTGGAGACAATGAGGGCATTCCAAGAGCTGAGAGACAAAGCAAGATCATGCCATATACAATGTCAAAATCAGCAACAGCAGCAACAACACAAATATGTTTGCAGATCTACACCATGCTAA